One stretch of Cohnella algarum DNA includes these proteins:
- a CDS encoding Gfo/Idh/MocA family oxidoreductase, with protein MAKKWGFGIVGCGSIADTHIAALKDIPGAKLVGVSSRGEERAAKTGEREGCFWTTDYKELLARPDIDVICITTSSGSHAAIGLDAVKAGKHVIVEKPIAMTAESAWELVRAARTKGVKLAVISQSRFAEDYQAVRKAIDQNAIGRLLLAEVSLPFYRTQAYYDSADWRGTVREDGGALMNQGIHPIDLLLWFGGDVTTVFGKTATQTHRMEAEDLGLAILQFKSGAFGTIMASTSFQPGFPSTLRLYGEKGTIRVQGYTIEHWTAEGMERPELAKAGDFGGAADPKAISSAYHRMQLADMIEAIEQDRDPAVTGEDGYRAVRLIETIYRSSKEGREIRL; from the coding sequence GTGGCTAAAAAATGGGGATTTGGCATCGTCGGCTGCGGTTCGATTGCCGATACGCATATTGCCGCGTTGAAGGACATTCCGGGGGCGAAGCTGGTCGGCGTCTCCAGCAGGGGTGAAGAACGGGCGGCTAAAACGGGCGAGCGCGAGGGCTGCTTCTGGACGACGGATTACAAGGAACTGCTGGCCCGCCCGGACATCGACGTCATTTGCATTACGACATCCAGCGGAAGTCACGCCGCGATCGGATTGGATGCCGTTAAAGCCGGCAAACATGTGATCGTCGAAAAGCCGATCGCGATGACGGCGGAATCCGCCTGGGAGCTGGTTCGGGCCGCCCGGACGAAAGGAGTAAAACTGGCCGTGATTTCCCAGTCTCGTTTCGCGGAGGACTATCAGGCGGTTCGCAAAGCGATCGACCAAAACGCGATCGGCCGGCTGCTGCTTGCGGAGGTTTCGCTGCCTTTTTATCGCACCCAAGCTTATTACGACAGCGCCGACTGGCGCGGAACCGTCCGAGAAGACGGCGGCGCTCTCATGAACCAGGGCATTCATCCGATCGACCTGCTTCTTTGGTTCGGCGGAGACGTGACGACGGTATTCGGCAAAACGGCGACGCAAACGCACCGGATGGAGGCGGAGGATTTGGGGTTGGCGATTTTGCAATTCAAAAGCGGCGCTTTCGGCACCATCATGGCATCCACCAGCTTTCAGCCGGGATTTCCTTCGACGCTGCGTTTGTATGGCGAAAAAGGAACGATTCGCGTCCAAGGATATACGATCGAGCATTGGACGGCGGAAGGAATGGAACGCCCGGAGCTTGCGAAAGCGGGCGACTTCGGGGGCGCGGCCGACCCGAAGGCGATTTCTTCCGCGTACCATCGGATGCAGCTGGCCGATATGATCGAGGCGATCGAACAGGACCGCGATCCCGCCGTTACCGGGGAAGACGGCTACAGGGCGGTCCGGTTGATCGAAACGATCTACCGATCTTCGAAGGAAGGCCGCGAAATCAGGCTGTAA
- a CDS encoding YecA family protein: MPNEGNGFASKRLIEPELPLRLRDALKLLTVEEMRRVKRLLDMREAKTGGNRQAVVESVAAELPEGAARLTQLWDSSRWELLRTFIRNDGLISSPKFSPLIVEYMRERALAFPAEVKGKPVLVMPVELVERLKEMEGLAGIPDLVRKNTERIKLTQGLLYYYGVLPETELERMLEELAGPYDEERDLFEMIVDAIGCYDAFVVDDDGIFRFRDVEDPEAVLSEQEMRSGLDYRPFTRAQLLEASEPGFVERTQAYLDLVRFFTRNYKIERGEADLIADLCADEFKSGKSLSDAFGIVQHHFEFRDEADVSAVVDILVAMNNSTRQWVLKGYSPSELSAARAKSVPANVLAAPPSARQGDVISFKTGQKIGRNDPCPCGSGKKFKKCCGSAAN; the protein is encoded by the coding sequence ATGCCGAACGAAGGAAACGGCTTTGCCAGCAAGAGGTTGATCGAGCCGGAATTGCCGCTCCGGCTGCGCGATGCCTTAAAGCTGTTGACGGTTGAAGAAATGCGGAGGGTAAAGAGGCTTCTCGATATGCGGGAAGCAAAAACCGGCGGGAACCGTCAGGCGGTCGTCGAGTCGGTGGCGGCGGAACTCCCCGAAGGGGCCGCGAGGTTGACCCAGTTATGGGATTCGTCCCGCTGGGAACTGCTGAGAACGTTTATTCGAAACGATGGGCTGATCAGCAGCCCGAAGTTCTCCCCTCTCATCGTCGAATATATGAGAGAACGGGCGCTGGCGTTTCCCGCGGAGGTGAAGGGAAAGCCGGTCCTTGTCATGCCGGTCGAGCTGGTGGAGCGGCTGAAGGAGATGGAAGGCCTGGCGGGGATTCCCGACCTCGTGCGAAAGAACACCGAGCGGATCAAATTGACGCAGGGCTTGCTTTATTACTATGGCGTATTGCCGGAAACCGAGCTGGAGCGCATGCTCGAAGAGCTTGCGGGACCCTACGACGAAGAACGGGACCTTTTCGAGATGATTGTCGATGCGATCGGTTGCTATGACGCGTTTGTCGTGGACGACGACGGCATTTTTAGATTTCGCGATGTCGAGGACCCGGAAGCGGTTCTTTCGGAACAGGAGATGCGGTCGGGGCTGGACTATCGGCCGTTTACCCGGGCTCAGCTGCTGGAGGCAAGCGAACCCGGATTTGTCGAGCGTACCCAGGCTTACCTTGATCTGGTTCGGTTTTTTACCCGAAACTACAAGATCGAACGCGGCGAAGCGGATTTGATCGCCGATCTGTGCGCTGACGAATTCAAGAGCGGCAAATCGCTCAGCGACGCCTTCGGCATTGTGCAACATCATTTCGAATTCCGCGACGAAGCGGATGTATCGGCTGTCGTGGATATTCTCGTTGCCATGAACAACAGCACCCGGCAATGGGTGCTGAAGGGATACAGTCCGAGCGAACTGTCCGCCGCCAGGGCCAAGTCGGTCCCGGCGAACGTGCTCGCGGCGCCGCCGTCCGCGCGGCAAGGGGACGTCATCAGCTTCAAAACCGGTCAAAAGATCGGACGCAACGATCCGTGCCCTTGCGGCAGCGGAAAAAAATTCAAAAAATGCTGCGGTTCTGCGGCAAATTAA